Proteins found in one Kineosporia corallincola genomic segment:
- a CDS encoding LLM class flavin-dependent oxidoreductase, producing MKHGVIILTDQPWARSRPLWTAAEDMGFDHAWTYDHLVWGGLPNSPWFAGVPTLSAAATVTSTIGLGTAVCAPNFRHPLALYREAQALHDISGGRFVLGVGTGGDLDSRILGQEPLSVRERVDRFQEFTDLLLRLRSEDHVSTQGRWFSTSDARHLPAVPDLPVVVAANGPRGVRYAGRVGDGWMTLGPSADSLGEWIDGLAGQGKILDESLALAGREQEPFRRYLMLDAPGQRPAVPFSLSSADFYEEVTGRAAELGFTDVLTHWPRPENPYAGDVKVLEEVAERLAAAQ from the coding sequence GTGAAGCACGGCGTCATCATCCTCACCGACCAGCCCTGGGCGCGCTCGCGTCCGCTGTGGACCGCGGCCGAGGACATGGGTTTCGACCACGCCTGGACCTACGATCACCTGGTCTGGGGCGGCCTGCCGAACTCGCCGTGGTTCGCCGGTGTGCCCACGCTGAGCGCCGCCGCCACCGTCACCAGTACGATCGGGCTGGGAACGGCCGTGTGCGCGCCGAACTTCCGGCACCCGCTGGCGCTGTACCGCGAGGCCCAGGCCCTGCACGACATCTCCGGCGGCCGCTTCGTGCTGGGCGTCGGCACCGGCGGCGACCTGGACTCACGCATCCTCGGCCAGGAACCGCTGAGCGTGCGCGAGCGCGTCGACCGGTTCCAGGAGTTCACCGACCTGCTGCTGCGGCTGCGCTCGGAGGACCACGTGAGCACGCAGGGCCGCTGGTTCTCCACCAGTGACGCGCGGCACCTGCCCGCGGTGCCGGACCTGCCGGTGGTCGTGGCCGCCAACGGCCCGCGCGGCGTGCGCTACGCCGGGCGGGTGGGCGACGGCTGGATGACCCTCGGCCCGTCCGCCGACAGCCTGGGCGAATGGATCGACGGGCTGGCCGGGCAGGGCAAGATCCTCGACGAGTCGCTCGCCCTGGCCGGGCGCGAGCAGGAGCCGTTCCGGCGGTACCTGATGCTCGACGCGCCCGGGCAGCGTCCGGCGGTGCCGTTCTCGCTGAGCAGCGCGGACTTCTACGAGGAGGTGACCGGGCGTGCCGCCGAGCTCGGCTTCACCGACGTGCTGACCCACTGGCCCCGGCCGGAGAACCCGTACGCCGGCGACGTGAAGGTGCTGGAGGAGGTGGCGGAGCGGCTCGCGGCCGCCCAGTGA
- a CDS encoding response regulator transcription factor: protein MTVTAAQLEEARRSFAQLRCLAGSTPDPELRERLHQTAARLLDAIVAPVTGQHVRPLKLTVREIDVLAVVAIGATNSEVAERLGITTETVKGYLRTAMHKLQATNRFSAVQSARRHRFIP from the coding sequence GTGACCGTGACCGCGGCCCAGCTCGAAGAGGCCCGCCGCTCGTTCGCCCAGCTGCGCTGCCTGGCCGGTTCCACACCGGACCCGGAACTGCGCGAACGCCTGCACCAGACCGCCGCCCGGCTTCTCGACGCCATCGTCGCCCCGGTCACCGGCCAGCACGTGCGGCCCCTGAAGCTGACCGTCCGGGAGATCGACGTGCTGGCCGTCGTGGCCATCGGGGCCACCAACAGCGAGGTGGCCGAGCGGCTGGGCATCACCACCGAGACGGTGAAGGGTTATCTGCGCACCGCCATGCACAAGCTCCAGGCGACCAACCGGTTCAGCGCCGTGCAGTCCGCCCGGCGCCACCGCTTCATCCCCTGA
- a CDS encoding MMPL family transporter has protein sequence MELFDGGTKRRLPHLVGPRLSRLVVLIAVVFSGLALAAPIAAEESGNGVANVPAGAESRQAAQVRDELGGSEVVPAIVVIDRNGQALTQDDRATVQSLVKNLERYAVAGSQTFQQVSDDGEAAVVGVPLSSSASNDELVTIVEAMRADLAGLPDGLRAQVTGGPAFTVDLAGVFDGADTRLLAFTAIVVALLLLLTYRSPWLWLVPLAVVGVADQVAVTVVAAGTKVLPFTTDGASVGITSVLVFGAGTNYALLLIARYREELRRHENRYDAMKVAVDRAAPAILASSGTVVLALLCLGFADSPSSRNIGLGGALGIVTAVLYALLVLPAAMTVPGRRLFWPFVPHVRTAGTGELDVRAGIWWRVAGAVTRRPVLVGLAGAALLAVLIIPLAGLRTGLSQTEQFRATPESVTGQETLGEHFPAGSSEPTVVVVGSDVADRAVQVLGDVEGVRSARPSADGSGRTAIDVVLDSAPASDASFRIIGEIRSTIREIDAGALVGGSDAEALDADEVAHRDRLLIIPLVLAVVLGVLLLLLRSLVAAVVLVLTVVATYAAAMGAAWVAFEHWFGFPALDLTVPLLAFLFLVALGVDYNIFLTTRAKEEAERVRSGGETADVAADIATDVARGPISVALAVTGGVITSAGVLLAAVFAVLGVLPLIVLTQIGVIVGFGVLLDTLLVRSVLVPALVTLLGRWFWWPGRLSRAADRENDRENDGAHGAGSGGLRG, from the coding sequence GTGGAACTATTCGACGGTGGAACTAAACGCCGCCTGCCGCACCTGGTGGGCCCGAGGCTGAGCCGGCTGGTCGTCCTGATCGCGGTGGTCTTCTCCGGGCTCGCCCTCGCGGCCCCGATCGCCGCCGAGGAGTCGGGCAACGGCGTGGCCAACGTCCCGGCCGGTGCCGAGTCACGCCAGGCCGCGCAGGTGCGCGACGAGCTCGGTGGCAGCGAGGTGGTGCCGGCGATCGTCGTCATCGACAGGAACGGCCAGGCACTGACCCAGGACGACCGGGCCACCGTTCAGTCGCTGGTGAAGAACCTGGAGCGGTACGCGGTCGCCGGGTCACAGACGTTCCAGCAGGTCTCCGACGACGGCGAGGCCGCCGTCGTCGGGGTGCCGCTGTCGTCGTCCGCGTCCAACGACGAGCTGGTGACGATCGTCGAGGCGATGCGCGCCGATCTGGCCGGCCTGCCGGACGGGTTGCGGGCGCAGGTGACCGGCGGGCCGGCGTTCACCGTCGACCTGGCCGGGGTGTTCGACGGCGCCGACACCCGGCTGCTGGCCTTCACCGCGATCGTGGTGGCGCTCCTGCTGCTGCTGACCTACCGCAGCCCCTGGCTGTGGCTGGTGCCGCTGGCCGTGGTCGGCGTGGCCGACCAGGTGGCCGTCACCGTGGTCGCCGCCGGCACCAAGGTGCTGCCGTTCACCACCGACGGTGCCTCCGTCGGCATCACCTCGGTGCTGGTGTTCGGGGCCGGCACGAACTACGCGCTGCTGCTGATCGCCCGCTACCGGGAGGAGCTGCGCCGTCACGAGAACCGTTACGACGCGATGAAGGTCGCCGTCGACCGGGCCGCCCCGGCGATCCTGGCCAGTTCCGGCACGGTGGTGCTCGCGCTGCTGTGCCTGGGGTTCGCCGACAGCCCGTCCAGCCGCAACATCGGCCTGGGCGGTGCGCTCGGCATCGTGACCGCCGTCCTGTACGCCCTGCTGGTGCTGCCCGCGGCGATGACCGTGCCCGGCCGCCGGCTGTTCTGGCCCTTCGTGCCGCACGTGCGCACCGCCGGGACCGGCGAGCTGGACGTGCGGGCCGGGATCTGGTGGCGGGTGGCCGGGGCCGTCACCCGGCGCCCGGTGCTGGTCGGGCTGGCGGGTGCCGCCCTGCTGGCCGTCCTGATCATCCCGCTGGCCGGGCTGCGCACCGGGCTCTCGCAGACCGAGCAGTTCCGCGCCACGCCGGAGTCGGTCACCGGGCAGGAGACGCTCGGCGAGCACTTCCCGGCCGGGTCGTCCGAGCCGACGGTCGTGGTGGTCGGCAGCGACGTCGCCGATCGCGCCGTGCAGGTGCTGGGGGACGTCGAGGGCGTGCGCTCCGCCCGGCCCTCGGCCGACGGCTCGGGGCGCACGGCGATCGACGTGGTGCTGGACTCGGCGCCGGCCAGCGACGCGTCCTTCCGCATCATCGGCGAGATCCGTTCCACGATCCGCGAAATCGACGCGGGCGCCCTGGTCGGCGGGTCCGACGCCGAGGCGCTGGACGCCGACGAGGTGGCCCACCGCGACCGGTTGCTGATCATCCCGCTGGTCCTGGCCGTGGTGCTGGGTGTGCTGCTCCTGCTGCTGCGCTCGCTGGTGGCCGCGGTGGTGCTGGTGCTCACCGTCGTGGCCACCTACGCCGCGGCGATGGGCGCGGCCTGGGTCGCGTTCGAGCACTGGTTCGGTTTCCCCGCCCTGGACCTGACCGTGCCGCTGCTGGCCTTCCTGTTCCTGGTCGCGCTCGGGGTGGACTACAACATCTTCCTGACCACCCGGGCCAAGGAGGAGGCCGAGCGGGTGCGATCGGGCGGTGAGACGGCAGACGTCGCGGCAGACATCGCCACAGACGTTGCCAGAGGCCCGATCTCGGTGGCCCTGGCGGTGACCGGCGGGGTGATCACCAGCGCCGGCGTGCTGCTGGCGGCGGTGTTCGCGGTGCTCGGGGTGCTGCCGCTGATCGTGCTCACCCAGATCGGCGTGATCGTCGGGTTCGGGGTGCTGCTCGACACCCTGCTGGTGCGCAGCGTGCTGGTTCCCGCCCTGGTCACCCTGCTGGGGCGCTGGTTCTGGTGGCCGGGCCGGCTCTCCCGCGCGGCCGACCGCGAGAACGACCGCGAGAACGACGGTGCTCACGGTGCCGGGTCGGGGGGCCTCAGGGGATGA
- a CDS encoding MarR family winged helix-turn-helix transcriptional regulator, with the protein MQDHNPKRPARPETPGRSTAQSTHRTDEPADGQPRRRHAHGDPRPEAIRAVRAMAAFASESEMYLAATGREGAMHRTDLNGLRVVMAGSESEPVTPRRLSEALQLSAPATSAMLDRLERLGHVERHPHPSDRRSVVVTATEHARTVGASMFGRVGAHMAPVLAGRSAGELALIAQFLEDATAATSSARADIP; encoded by the coding sequence GTGCAGGACCACAATCCGAAACGCCCGGCCCGCCCCGAGACTCCCGGCCGGAGCACCGCCCAGAGCACCCACCGGACCGACGAACCGGCCGACGGGCAGCCTCGCCGGCGCCACGCCCACGGCGACCCGCGCCCCGAGGCGATCCGCGCGGTCCGGGCCATGGCCGCGTTCGCCAGCGAGTCGGAGATGTACCTGGCCGCCACCGGCCGCGAGGGCGCGATGCACCGCACCGACCTCAACGGCCTGCGCGTGGTGATGGCCGGATCCGAGTCCGAGCCGGTCACCCCACGCCGCCTCAGCGAGGCCCTCCAGCTCAGCGCCCCCGCCACGTCCGCCATGCTCGACCGGCTCGAGCGCCTGGGCCACGTCGAACGCCACCCCCACCCCAGCGACCGCCGCTCTGTGGTGGTCACCGCCACCGAGCACGCCCGCACCGTGGGCGCCTCGATGTTCGGCCGGGTCGGCGCGCACATGGCCCCCGTGCTCGCCGGGCGCAGCGCCGGGGAACTGGCACTCATCGCCCAGTTCCTCGAAGACGCCACGGCCGCCACCAGCTCCGCGCGCGCCGACATCCCCTGA
- a CDS encoding sensor histidine kinase gives MVQSLAGDTEVVPGAAPRLIPAGQPGVQAAAVLSLGRAILVARLILSFLYAVTAVLLSGADAQSLQRYAVPLAIIAAVTSTELATLRRMANGPPRVLLVLADSAVALVLFLVWTGDPVYVVYQIGAAALAGAMLGLHGAPLWLGQAVQAAATCWFVLADKVAPLATTVVLVTAPALILAAGASSITLAQLIRDRLNRDLDPSVPVAVIHDAVSTTLRRSCLAWFRLPRFGRRTSSGPGPLADELARLLTQDTLTALEQAEIPVGGVRFDYSHEDFADSLDALCHEWAASTNIHLRTDLPPVWLRVPVRHQLALIVDDALTNVSEHAHATRAQVELTERRQGVTITVKDNGQGFVVPSDPATLRGGDYDGICRMISRSSYLGANLTITTAPYSGTEIRVRLEGKR, from the coding sequence TTGGTCCAGAGCCTCGCCGGTGACACCGAAGTCGTACCCGGGGCCGCACCCCGGCTGATCCCGGCCGGGCAACCGGGCGTGCAGGCCGCGGCGGTGCTGTCCCTGGGCCGGGCGATCCTCGTCGCCCGGCTGATCCTGTCGTTCCTCTACGCCGTCACGGCCGTGCTCCTCAGCGGCGCCGACGCGCAGTCCCTCCAGCGCTACGCCGTCCCGCTCGCGATCATCGCGGCCGTCACGTCCACCGAGCTGGCCACGCTGCGCCGGATGGCCAACGGCCCGCCCCGGGTGCTGCTGGTGCTGGCCGACTCCGCGGTGGCGCTGGTGCTGTTCCTGGTCTGGACCGGCGACCCGGTCTACGTCGTCTACCAGATCGGCGCCGCCGCCCTGGCCGGTGCGATGCTCGGCCTGCACGGCGCCCCGCTGTGGCTGGGCCAGGCCGTCCAGGCCGCCGCGACCTGCTGGTTCGTGCTCGCCGACAAGGTCGCGCCGCTGGCGACCACCGTGGTGCTGGTCACCGCGCCGGCCCTGATCCTCGCCGCCGGCGCCTCCTCGATCACGCTGGCACAGCTGATCCGCGACCGCCTCAACCGCGACCTCGACCCGTCCGTGCCGGTAGCCGTCATCCACGACGCGGTCAGCACCACACTGCGCCGCTCCTGCCTGGCCTGGTTCCGGCTGCCCCGGTTCGGCCGCCGCACCTCCTCGGGACCCGGTCCGCTGGCCGACGAGCTGGCCCGGCTGCTCACCCAGGACACCCTGACGGCACTGGAACAGGCCGAGATCCCGGTCGGGGGTGTGCGGTTCGACTACTCGCACGAGGACTTCGCCGACAGCCTCGACGCGCTCTGCCACGAGTGGGCCGCCTCCACGAACATCCATCTGCGCACCGATCTGCCACCGGTCTGGCTGCGGGTTCCGGTGCGTCACCAGCTCGCCCTGATCGTCGACGACGCCCTGACGAACGTCTCCGAGCATGCCCACGCCACCCGGGCCCAGGTCGAGCTCACCGAACGGAGGCAGGGCGTGACCATCACCGTCAAGGACAACGGCCAGGGCTTCGTGGTCCCGTCCGACCCGGCGACGCTGCGCGGCGGCGACTACGACGGGATCTGCCGGATGATCTCGCGCTCGTCGTACCTGGGCGCCAACCTCACCATCACCACCGCGCCGTACTCCGGCACCGAGATCAGGGTCCGGCTCGAGGGGAAGCGATGA
- a CDS encoding sugar O-acetyltransferase, translated as MTEPSTPDYFAGDPRSNRERMLAGDLYLADDPESEAVHRRAQRLLEEYRALILAGDDEAGRAVLATVLGTVGAGVAVRPPLFVDYGEHIHIGARTFVNFNLTALDVAPIRIGEDCQIGPNVQLLTPTHPIEAGPRRDKLEAAQPITIGDNVWLGGGVTVCPGVTIGDNSVIGAGSVVTRDIPANVVAVGTPARVVREISEN; from the coding sequence ATGACCGAGCCGTCCACACCCGACTACTTCGCCGGCGACCCGCGCAGCAACCGTGAGCGCATGCTGGCCGGGGACCTCTACCTCGCCGACGACCCGGAGAGCGAGGCCGTCCACCGGCGCGCCCAGCGCCTGCTGGAGGAGTACCGGGCGCTGATCCTCGCCGGCGACGACGAGGCCGGCCGCGCCGTCCTCGCCACCGTGCTGGGCACGGTGGGTGCCGGAGTGGCCGTGCGCCCACCACTTTTCGTCGACTACGGCGAGCACATCCACATCGGCGCCCGCACGTTCGTCAACTTCAACCTCACCGCGCTCGACGTCGCACCGATCCGGATCGGCGAGGACTGCCAGATCGGGCCCAACGTGCAACTGCTGACACCGACCCACCCGATCGAGGCCGGGCCGCGCCGCGACAAGCTGGAGGCCGCCCAGCCGATCACGATCGGCGACAACGTCTGGCTCGGCGGCGGCGTGACGGTCTGCCCCGGCGTCACGATCGGCGACAACTCGGTGATCGGCGCCGGCTCCGTGGTCACCCGCGACATCCCGGCGAACGTGGTCGCCGTGGGCACCCCGGCCCGCGTCGTGCGCGAGATCAGCGAAAACTGA
- a CDS encoding TetR/AcrR family transcriptional regulator, whose product MARPRARRHDPERRERILAACLDVIAEAGVAGTSHRRVAAAADVPLGSMTYHFAGMDDLLREALTRFSRSVSERFEARMAGVHDAEGARRATVDLIMCDTLQDQRELVLTQELYTLAARDPSYRTVTNAWMAASRAALERHFDPLTARLVDALIEGLTLHRALDTEPHDRATVVEALERITGA is encoded by the coding sequence GTGGCGCGACCGCGGGCCCGCCGTCACGATCCGGAGCGGCGTGAACGCATCCTGGCGGCCTGTCTCGACGTGATCGCCGAGGCCGGCGTGGCCGGGACCTCGCACCGCCGGGTGGCGGCCGCCGCCGACGTGCCGCTGGGCTCGATGACCTACCACTTCGCCGGCATGGACGACCTGCTGCGCGAGGCCCTGACCCGGTTCTCCCGTTCAGTGTCCGAGCGTTTCGAGGCCCGGATGGCCGGCGTCCACGACGCCGAGGGGGCCCGGCGGGCCACGGTCGACCTGATCATGTGCGACACCCTCCAGGACCAGCGCGAACTGGTGCTGACCCAGGAGCTGTACACACTGGCCGCCCGCGACCCGTCCTACCGCACCGTCACGAACGCCTGGATGGCCGCCAGCCGCGCCGCCCTGGAACGGCATTTCGACCCGCTGACCGCCCGGCTCGTGGACGCCCTGATCGAGGGCCTCACCCTGCACCGCGCCCTGGACACCGAACCCCACGACCGCGCCACCGTGGTGGAGGCACTGGAGCGGATCACCGGCGCCTAG
- a CDS encoding dihydrolipoamide acetyltransferase family protein, with translation MTRTTSGQQFRLPDVGEGLTEAEIVTWRVAVGDEVAVNDPLVEIETAKSLVELPSPYAGVVGELLVPAGELVPVGTPIVTITQLGHPAAGSAGTSRPEPSSAVPGADGELAGGSPSVLVGYGPGHSRGRSRRRPPVRTPGAPGRPETSSPAREPVAEPVAEPLLPVPEAGPASPVRPLAKPPVRKLARDLGIDLGAVRATGGGGVITRQDVLAARAASTVAPPAPSGTGSDLSPAPAAAPTGQDDEHVPVRGVRAATAAAMTASAFTAPHVTVFHTVDVTRSVKLVARLREHPAFAGARVTVMLLAARALCLAAREMPDLNATFSGPAREIVLHRRVHLGVATASGRGLLVPTVEDAAQLALPALARELTRVTELARSGTAGPSDLTGSTITLTNIGVFGVDSGTPILNPGQSAILCLGAVRRTPVEHRGRIALRWTTQLAMSFDHRIIDGQLGAQAVARIGAVLKNPRDELLLV, from the coding sequence ATGACGAGAACGACGTCCGGACAACAGTTCCGGCTCCCCGACGTGGGGGAAGGGCTGACCGAGGCCGAGATCGTCACCTGGCGGGTGGCGGTGGGCGACGAGGTGGCCGTCAATGATCCCCTGGTCGAGATCGAGACAGCGAAATCCCTGGTGGAGCTGCCCTCTCCGTATGCCGGTGTGGTCGGTGAGCTGCTGGTGCCCGCCGGCGAGCTGGTGCCGGTGGGCACCCCGATCGTCACGATCACGCAGCTCGGTCACCCCGCCGCCGGGTCTGCCGGAACCTCGCGCCCGGAGCCGTCTTCCGCAGTGCCGGGGGCCGATGGCGAGCTGGCGGGTGGATCTCCGTCCGTGCTGGTCGGGTACGGTCCCGGGCACAGTCGTGGCAGGAGCCGTCGTCGTCCCCCGGTCCGGACCCCGGGCGCCCCTGGCCGGCCGGAAACCTCCTCCCCGGCAAGGGAACCTGTCGCCGAACCGGTCGCCGAACCGTTGTTGCCGGTCCCGGAGGCCGGTCCCGCCTCGCCCGTCCGTCCTCTGGCGAAGCCACCGGTGCGAAAACTGGCCAGGGACTTGGGAATCGACCTGGGCGCGGTGCGGGCGACGGGTGGCGGCGGTGTGATCACCCGGCAGGACGTGCTGGCGGCGCGGGCCGCGAGCACGGTTGCGCCGCCCGCCCCTTCCGGGACCGGTTCCGACCTCTCGCCCGCACCGGCGGCCGCCCCCACCGGTCAGGACGACGAGCACGTTCCCGTGCGCGGTGTCCGGGCCGCGACGGCCGCCGCGATGACGGCGAGCGCCTTCACCGCTCCGCACGTGACGGTGTTCCACACCGTCGACGTCACCCGGTCGGTGAAACTCGTGGCCAGGCTGCGTGAGCATCCGGCGTTCGCGGGTGCCCGGGTGACCGTCATGCTGCTGGCCGCGCGGGCGCTGTGCCTGGCCGCCCGGGAGATGCCGGACCTGAACGCGACGTTCAGCGGGCCGGCCAGGGAGATCGTGCTGCATCGTCGCGTCCATCTGGGTGTCGCCACCGCGTCCGGCCGGGGGCTGCTGGTGCCCACGGTGGAGGACGCCGCCCAGCTCGCCCTGCCCGCCCTGGCCCGTGAGCTGACCCGGGTGACCGAGCTGGCCCGTTCCGGCACGGCCGGCCCCTCGGACCTGACCGGTAGCACGATCACGCTGACGAACATCGGTGTCTTCGGCGTGGATTCGGGGACGCCGATCCTGAATCCCGGTCAGAGCGCGATCCTCTGCCTGGGGGCGGTGCGCCGCACCCCGGTGGAGCACCGGGGCAGGATCGCGCTGCGCTGGACGACACAGCTGGCGATGTCGTTCGACCATCGCATCATCGACGGGCAACTGGGTGCGCAGGCGGTGGCCCGGATCGGGGCCGTGCTGAAGAACCCCCGGGACGAATTGCTGCTGGTGTGA
- a CDS encoding alpha-ketoacid dehydrogenase subunit beta has translation MSRLSLSAALNAGLRQVLEEDPRAIVMGEDVGPLGGVFRVTDGLSKDFGSGRVIDTPLAESSIVGTAIGLAIRGYHPICEIQFDGFVYPAFNQIVSQLAKMRARTAGKVPLPVVIRIPCGGGIGAVEHHSESNEAYFAHTAGLRVVICSDPQSGHWMLRQAMACGDPVIFYEPKRRYWDKGEVSSDLTLAPAFDRALVAREGTDATVVCYGGMVATCLEAAAVAEGEGRSLEVIDLRSLSPLDLDPVCASVRRTGRCLVVHEAPGFAGLGAEIVSGVTERCFYHLEAPVLRVTGFDLPYPPAKYENQYLPDADRVLDAVDKLLGF, from the coding sequence ATGAGCCGGCTGAGCCTGTCCGCCGCCCTCAACGCGGGCCTGCGGCAGGTGCTGGAAGAGGATCCGCGGGCGATCGTCATGGGGGAGGACGTCGGTCCGCTCGGTGGGGTGTTCCGCGTGACGGACGGGCTGAGCAAGGATTTCGGCTCCGGCCGGGTGATCGACACGCCGCTGGCCGAGTCGTCGATCGTCGGCACCGCCATCGGCCTGGCCATACGCGGCTACCACCCGATCTGCGAGATCCAGTTCGACGGGTTCGTGTATCCGGCGTTCAACCAGATCGTCTCGCAACTGGCCAAGATGCGGGCCCGCACGGCCGGGAAAGTGCCGCTGCCGGTGGTGATCCGGATCCCCTGCGGTGGCGGCATCGGCGCGGTGGAGCACCACAGCGAGTCGAACGAGGCCTATTTCGCGCACACGGCCGGGCTGCGGGTGGTGATCTGTTCCGACCCGCAGAGCGGGCACTGGATGCTGCGGCAGGCCATGGCCTGCGGTGATCCGGTGATCTTCTACGAGCCGAAACGGCGCTACTGGGACAAGGGCGAGGTGTCGTCCGACCTGACGCTGGCCCCGGCGTTCGACCGGGCACTGGTGGCCAGGGAGGGCACGGACGCCACCGTCGTCTGCTACGGCGGCATGGTGGCGACCTGCCTGGAGGCCGCGGCCGTCGCCGAGGGGGAGGGACGTTCCCTGGAGGTGATCGACCTGCGCTCGCTGTCGCCGCTGGACCTGGACCCGGTCTGCGCCTCGGTGCGCCGCACCGGCCGGTGCCTGGTGGTGCACGAGGCACCGGGTTTCGCCGGGCTGGGCGCCGAGATCGTCAGCGGGGTGACCGAGCGCTGCTTCTACCACCTGGAGGCCCCGGTGCTGCGGGTGACCGGCTTCGACCTGCCGTACCCACCGGCGAAGTACGAGAACCAGTACCTGCCGGACGCCGACCGGGTCCTGGACGCCGTCGACAAGCTGCTGGGGTTCTGA
- a CDS encoding thiamine pyrophosphate-dependent dehydrogenase E1 component subunit alpha, which yields MTQPTHASGSTSHQLAREPSGAPLRDPGDRPAQILGPDGVLAGAPGWVTPGLTRDLYRWMRLTRRLDAEAFALQRHGELGIWAQSLGQEAAQVGSVTALRPADYVFPSYREHAACLVRGVSPSQILAQWRGVSGCGWDPAARHLHAYTVVLGAHLPHATGYAMGVQRDGTDEVVTAYFGDGASSQGDANEAFNWAATCSAPVLFFCQNNQYAISTPASLQMRTPIHHRAAGFGLRSFLVDGNDVLAVHEVTREAVRHIRSGGGPAFVEAVTYRMGAHTSSDDPTRYRDQAESDAWQAKDPLSRVEKLLEAQGWWDQGFRTALDAECEALAVEVRSAVRGFGPVELDGLFDQVYARRTALLSSEKAAYADLVAGFLDEEVDDDGGPPDSLAGQARTARAFGVGVGR from the coding sequence ATGACGCAACCAACGCACGCTTCGGGCAGCACGTCTCACCAGCTGGCCCGCGAACCGTCCGGCGCACCGTTGCGTGACCCTGGCGACAGGCCCGCGCAGATCCTCGGTCCCGACGGTGTTCTCGCCGGCGCACCCGGCTGGGTCACCCCCGGGCTGACCCGCGACCTCTACCGCTGGATGCGGCTGACCCGGCGTCTGGACGCCGAGGCGTTCGCCCTGCAAAGGCATGGCGAGCTGGGCATCTGGGCGCAGAGCCTGGGCCAGGAGGCCGCCCAGGTCGGCTCGGTCACGGCGCTGCGCCCGGCCGACTACGTCTTCCCGAGTTACCGTGAGCACGCCGCGTGTCTGGTGCGGGGTGTCTCGCCGTCCCAGATTCTGGCTCAGTGGCGCGGGGTGTCCGGATGCGGCTGGGACCCGGCCGCACGGCACCTGCACGCGTACACGGTGGTGCTGGGCGCGCACCTGCCGCACGCCACCGGTTATGCGATGGGCGTGCAGCGCGACGGGACCGACGAGGTGGTCACCGCCTACTTCGGTGACGGCGCCTCCAGCCAGGGCGACGCGAACGAGGCGTTCAACTGGGCGGCCACCTGCTCGGCGCCGGTGCTGTTCTTCTGCCAGAACAACCAGTACGCCATCTCCACCCCGGCCAGTCTCCAGATGCGCACCCCGATCCACCACCGCGCGGCCGGTTTCGGGCTGAGGTCCTTCCTGGTCGACGGCAACGACGTGCTCGCCGTGCACGAGGTCACCCGGGAGGCGGTCCGGCACATCCGTTCCGGAGGCGGTCCCGCGTTCGTCGAGGCCGTCACGTACCGGATGGGGGCGCACACCAGCTCCGACGACCCCACGCGCTACCGCGACCAGGCCGAGAGCGACGCCTGGCAGGCGAAGGACCCGCTCAGCCGCGTGGAGAAGCTCCTGGAGGCGCAGGGCTGGTGGGACCAGGGGTTCCGGACGGCGCTCGACGCCGAGTGCGAGGCTCTCGCGGTCGAGGTGCGTTCCGCCGTGCGGGGATTCGGCCCGGTCGAGCTGGACGGGCTGTTCGACCAGGTCTACGCGCGGCGTACGGCGTTGCTGTCGTCGGAGAAGGCCGCGTACGCGGACCTGGTCGCCGGCTTCCTGGACGAGGAGGTGGACGACGACGGGGGACCCCCGGACTCGCTCGCGGGCCAGGCCCGGACGGCCAGGGCCTTCGGGGTGGGGGTGGGACGATGA